In Leuconostoc kimchii IMSNU 11154, one genomic interval encodes:
- a CDS encoding phosphatidate cytidylyltransferase codes for MKVRVITAIVALIIFVPLLVIGKLPLLILTLMMGVVAVGEILRMKHSFFVSTEAFISFIGVIAMILPNSFWHGIPFIKSAHVVFYILAFLMLLNTVIVRNHFNFDDAGALMLAMLYIGTGFHYFYQARGVGLATVMFGMLIVWITDSGAYIVGRAIGKHKLAPKISPNKTWEGSIGGSVVAVLVVPTLFSLFGWLPNYNLFELLGIAILLSIAGQFGDLIESGFKRHYGVKDSGNILPGHGGILDRFDSMLIVMPLMALLEMLG; via the coding sequence ATGAAAGTGCGTGTTATAACAGCTATTGTAGCTTTAATTATTTTTGTACCGCTATTAGTTATCGGTAAATTACCTTTGCTAATTCTCACATTAATGATGGGTGTTGTTGCCGTCGGTGAGATTTTACGGATGAAACATAGCTTTTTTGTTTCAACTGAGGCATTTATCAGTTTTATTGGTGTTATTGCAATGATATTGCCAAATAGTTTTTGGCATGGTATACCATTCATAAAGAGTGCACACGTCGTATTTTATATACTTGCTTTTCTGATGTTGCTCAATACAGTCATTGTGCGTAACCACTTTAATTTTGATGATGCAGGGGCACTTATGCTAGCCATGCTATATATTGGCACAGGGTTTCATTACTTTTATCAAGCCCGTGGTGTTGGCTTGGCAACAGTGATGTTTGGTATGTTGATTGTTTGGATCACTGACTCGGGTGCTTACATTGTTGGTCGTGCAATTGGTAAACACAAGTTGGCACCAAAGATTAGTCCCAACAAAACTTGGGAAGGATCTATTGGTGGTAGTGTCGTTGCGGTTCTTGTAGTTCCAACGTTATTTTCACTTTTCGGATGGTTACCAAATTATAATCTTTTTGAATTATTAGGTATTGCGATTCTATTGTCAATTGCTGGACAATTCGGTGATCTTATTGAGTCAGGATTTAAGCGGCATTATGGTGTTAAGGATTCTGGAAATATTTTACCAGGCCATGGTGGTATTTTGGATCGTTTTGATTCAATGCTAATTGTTATGCCTTTAATGGCCCTACTAGAAATGTTAGGATAA
- a CDS encoding tRNA (cytidine(34)-2'-O)-methyltransferase: MTNHIVLFEPLMPANTGNIARTTAGTNAVLHLIEPLGFDLDDKHVKRAGLDYWEHVQLVKHDSLPDFLDTLGEQDHLYLVSKFANMDYTQPNYGETEGDHYFLFGKETTGLPEVFMRQNPEKAIRIPQNDTHIRSLNLSNTVAIVLYEALRQQAFPKLDTIHTYEQDKLK, encoded by the coding sequence ATGACAAATCATATCGTATTGTTTGAACCATTAATGCCGGCAAATACTGGTAACATAGCACGTACAACTGCTGGAACTAATGCTGTTTTGCACTTGATCGAGCCGTTGGGGTTTGATCTCGATGATAAGCATGTTAAACGCGCTGGACTAGATTATTGGGAGCATGTGCAGTTAGTTAAGCATGATAGTTTACCTGATTTTTTAGATACTTTAGGTGAACAAGATCATCTTTACTTAGTATCAAAATTTGCGAATATGGATTATACACAACCAAACTATGGTGAAACTGAGGGAGATCATTATTTCTTGTTTGGTAAGGAGACGACAGGCCTTCCAGAAGTGTTTATGCGACAAAATCCAGAAAAGGCCATTCGTATTCCACAAAATGATACACATATTCGATCATTGAATTTATCAAATACGGTAGCAATTGTTTTGTATGAAGCCTTGCGACAACAAGCGTTTCCCAAGTTGGATACGATTCATACTTATGAACAAGATAAGTTAAAATAG
- a CDS encoding AI-2E family transporter produces the protein MLKNKEEQLWYRRWFSGNNLLNGLLVILLLLLILFLGWQVRFILEPVRALFTAVGAPILIAGVLYYLLSPAVKFISKYTRLPRNLSIGLILILLLAAAGGIITLVVLVLRSQVVTFIDNWPGYWHTSQRFINETFKSSQFAPVREFLNNTNTDINQNMIDWSRKYLTSGVAGISSFASTLTTVGITAVATPFILYYMLLDGHKFSGFIAEKFPPKAKHSLQELLSDISKQIAQYIRGQLGVAFAVTIMFSIGFTIIGLPYGILLALMAGFFNMIPYVGSIIAQVPVWTVALIAGGPKLLLLAIIVLAIEQPIEGHVIAPKILGEALSIHPVTVIVVLLSSGHIFGVLGVILAVPTYAVAKVIVTRLFTWWRANSDFYKDEVEVEEELR, from the coding sequence GTGTTAAAAAACAAAGAAGAACAATTATGGTATAGACGTTGGTTTTCAGGAAATAACCTACTCAACGGGCTACTTGTTATTTTGCTCTTGCTACTCATTCTATTTCTTGGGTGGCAGGTACGGTTTATTTTAGAACCCGTTCGTGCACTATTTACAGCCGTTGGCGCACCTATTTTGATTGCTGGTGTACTGTATTATCTTTTAAGCCCAGCTGTTAAATTTATTAGTAAGTATACACGATTACCTCGTAATTTATCGATTGGATTAATTTTAATATTACTACTTGCAGCAGCAGGTGGTATTATTACATTAGTTGTATTGGTGCTTCGTAGCCAAGTGGTCACTTTTATAGACAATTGGCCTGGATATTGGCATACCAGTCAACGCTTCATTAATGAAACGTTTAAGTCTAGTCAATTTGCGCCTGTTCGTGAGTTTTTAAATAACACAAACACTGATATTAATCAAAATATGATTGATTGGAGTCGCAAGTACCTGACTAGTGGCGTGGCAGGAATTAGTTCATTTGCATCCACTTTGACAACTGTTGGTATCACGGCCGTGGCGACACCGTTTATTTTGTATTATATGTTATTGGATGGTCATAAATTTTCAGGATTTATAGCTGAAAAATTTCCCCCAAAAGCAAAACACTCACTTCAGGAGTTATTGAGTGACATCAGTAAACAAATTGCGCAATATATTCGTGGACAGCTTGGTGTGGCTTTTGCAGTGACGATTATGTTCAGTATAGGGTTTACGATTATTGGTTTGCCATATGGTATTTTGCTCGCTTTGATGGCAGGTTTTTTCAACATGATACCATATGTCGGCTCAATCATAGCACAAGTGCCAGTGTGGACAGTTGCTTTAATAGCTGGGGGACCAAAATTACTATTATTAGCCATTATTGTTTTGGCTATTGAGCAACCTATAGAAGGGCATGTAATTGCACCAAAAATATTGGGTGAAGCCTTGTCTATTCATCCTGTCACTGTCATTGTTGTTTTATTGAGTAGCGGCCATATTTTTGGGGTGCTTGGCGTAATATTAGCTGTACCAACGTATGCTGTTGCAAAAGTTATTGTGACACGATTATTTACTTGGTGGCGCGCCAATTCTGATTTTTATAAAGATGAAGTAGAAGTGGAAGAAGAGTTAAGATGA
- the glmS gene encoding glutamine--fructose-6-phosphate transaminase (isomerizing) has translation MCGIVGATGLNQVLPSLLKGLEKLEYRGYDSAGVYVNGGDAGDFLVKEKGRVSMLEAATKGKNITGTAGIAHTRWATHGGVSVENAHPHMSEDGRFYLVHNGVIENYDELRDTYLQGVKLQSETDTEVAVQLIDKFSKEDGVSTFDALRKMISLLDDNSAYGFLLMDRETPTLMYAAKKKSPLLIGVSDQGNVVTSDAAAMLDVTQDFIELMDGEVAIVDQNQVRLFDAQGQKLTRDAFHLDINASETDKGVYPYYMLKEIDEQVIVAHTLSQHYFDDEANIQNIDASIIEAIQSSDRLYIVAAGTSYHAGLVGKRYFEQWTGIPTEVHISSEFAYDQPLLSQKPFFIFLSQSGETADSREVLDNVVKQGYPSLTIANVMNSTLTREADFALPLLAGPEIAVASTKAYTAQIIVEAILAHAVGQSGLDLKNELAKVAVEMQVIIDQKESFKDIAEQALQNRRSAFYIGRGLDAAVAVEAALKLKEISYVQTEGFAAGELKHGTISLIEENTPVLALLTQSKTAGLVRGEIAQVAARGANTIVIASKSLAKTGDAYIIPDVNELLMPLLAVIPAQLIAYYATLDRHLDVDRPRNLAKSVTVQ, from the coding sequence ATGTGTGGAATTGTTGGTGCTACAGGATTGAATCAGGTGTTACCAAGCTTACTAAAAGGACTAGAAAAATTAGAGTATCGTGGTTATGATTCAGCAGGTGTTTATGTTAATGGTGGCGATGCCGGAGACTTTTTAGTTAAAGAAAAAGGGCGTGTTTCAATGTTAGAAGCAGCGACCAAAGGTAAAAACATTACCGGAACAGCTGGTATCGCACATACACGTTGGGCAACTCATGGTGGCGTTTCAGTTGAGAATGCGCATCCCCATATGTCTGAAGATGGTCGCTTTTATCTGGTTCATAATGGTGTTATTGAAAACTATGATGAATTACGTGATACTTATTTACAAGGGGTCAAGCTACAGTCTGAAACTGACACTGAAGTTGCCGTTCAATTGATTGATAAATTTTCAAAAGAAGATGGGGTGTCTACATTTGATGCCTTGCGAAAAATGATTTCTTTGCTTGATGATAATTCTGCTTATGGTTTTTTGTTAATGGATCGTGAAACGCCAACTCTAATGTATGCTGCAAAGAAAAAGTCACCACTGTTAATCGGTGTATCTGACCAAGGGAATGTTGTGACATCAGATGCTGCTGCAATGCTTGATGTCACACAAGACTTTATTGAATTGATGGATGGTGAAGTAGCAATCGTAGATCAAAATCAAGTGCGTTTGTTTGATGCGCAAGGTCAAAAGTTGACACGTGATGCATTTCATTTAGATATCAATGCTTCTGAAACAGATAAGGGTGTTTATCCTTACTACATGTTGAAGGAAATTGATGAGCAAGTTATTGTCGCGCACACATTATCACAACATTATTTTGATGATGAGGCAAATATTCAAAATATTGATGCTTCAATAATTGAAGCTATCCAAAGTTCAGATCGTTTGTACATTGTTGCCGCGGGCACCTCATACCATGCAGGCCTTGTTGGGAAACGCTATTTTGAACAATGGACTGGTATACCCACAGAAGTGCATATTTCATCAGAATTTGCTTATGATCAACCTTTGCTGAGTCAGAAACCATTCTTCATTTTCTTGAGTCAATCAGGTGAAACAGCTGATTCACGGGAAGTATTAGACAATGTTGTTAAACAGGGCTATCCTTCGTTGACTATTGCTAATGTGATGAATTCAACATTAACACGTGAAGCAGATTTTGCGTTGCCATTGTTAGCTGGTCCAGAAATTGCCGTTGCCTCAACAAAAGCATATACAGCACAAATTATTGTTGAGGCAATTTTGGCACATGCAGTGGGTCAAAGTGGTCTTGATTTGAAAAACGAATTAGCCAAAGTTGCCGTAGAAATGCAAGTGATTATTGACCAAAAAGAGTCATTTAAGGACATTGCGGAGCAAGCATTGCAAAATCGTCGTTCAGCTTTTTATATTGGTCGTGGTTTAGATGCTGCAGTAGCTGTTGAAGCTGCACTCAAATTGAAAGAAATTTCTTATGTTCAGACGGAAGGTTTTGCAGCGGGTGAGTTAAAACATGGCACAATTTCATTAATCGAGGAGAATACACCAGTCCTTGCACTGCTCACACAATCAAAAACGGCAGGATTAGTTCGTGGTGAAATTGCACAAGTTGCAGCCCGAGGTGCTAATACGATCGTTATTGCTAGCAAGTCACTAGCTAAAACAGGTGATGCCTATATAATCCCTGATGTTAATGAATTATTAATGCCGTTACTTGCAGTAATACCTGCACAATTAATTGCTTACTATGCAACATTAGATCGCCATCTTGATGTTGATCGACCAAGAAATTTGGCAAAGTCAGTCACTGTGCAGTAA
- the ade gene encoding adenine deaminase, with protein MIQNVTWHIINAKILDVFNLRFDDTELWIDKNQIIYRGHRSDLSAIHTFDAQGQYIVPGLIDAHVHIESSLLAPSEFGKLVLSHGITRIFADPHEIASVSGVSGIQYMLEDARQSPLHIHYMLPSSVPATPFEHAGATLHADALKPFYSVPEVNGLAEVMDFPAVFNEDEDMHQKIVDAQSAGKHVDGHASGLSRQQLASYRKYGIDTDHESENAQQALERLNAGFSVFVREGTVERDEIAILPAIHTANQSHFSFATDDKTANDIQNEGSIDFSVKLAIKHGMEPAMAFTISSYNAAQAQHIQNVGALTDGFVADLVVIDKLTDFTVQKTMVNGEWYTAPETTVTPLANQQLNFSLSAADLTLPIDATKPAHVINIMPHHITTEHLVEHVPTVDNLFTPDDIYAKIIVAERYHDLGHGIGIIKGFGLKSGAIASTIAHDSHNVIIAGTNDADIILAADTLREIGGGQVVVNNGEITKLPLAIGGLMSDQSFQHVIKANKTLQQAFSNMSDISYDPFLTLSFMALPVIPSLKITDQGLFDFNRFSFIQIQD; from the coding sequence GTGATACAAAACGTGACATGGCATATTATTAATGCCAAAATTTTAGATGTCTTTAATCTACGATTCGATGATACGGAACTATGGATTGATAAAAATCAAATTATTTACCGTGGTCATAGGTCAGATCTAAGTGCCATACACACATTTGATGCTCAAGGACAATATATCGTCCCTGGATTAATCGATGCGCACGTTCACATCGAAAGTTCTCTACTCGCACCCAGCGAATTCGGTAAACTCGTGTTATCTCATGGTATTACACGTATCTTTGCTGACCCACATGAAATTGCGAGTGTCTCTGGGGTTTCAGGAATCCAGTACATGCTAGAAGATGCGCGTCAATCGCCGTTACACATTCACTATATGTTACCCTCTTCGGTACCAGCCACACCATTTGAACACGCTGGTGCTACCTTACATGCAGATGCGCTCAAACCTTTTTATAGTGTGCCAGAAGTTAATGGTTTGGCGGAAGTAATGGATTTTCCTGCGGTATTTAATGAAGATGAAGATATGCATCAAAAAATTGTTGATGCCCAATCTGCTGGCAAACACGTTGATGGTCATGCTTCCGGTTTATCACGTCAACAGCTTGCCAGTTATCGTAAATACGGTATTGATACAGATCATGAGAGTGAAAATGCGCAACAGGCACTTGAACGCTTAAATGCAGGATTTTCAGTTTTTGTACGAGAAGGTACTGTAGAGCGTGACGAAATTGCTATTTTACCGGCAATTCATACAGCTAACCAGTCACATTTTTCATTTGCCACTGACGATAAAACAGCAAATGATATTCAAAATGAGGGATCCATTGATTTTAGCGTCAAATTAGCTATTAAACATGGCATGGAACCAGCTATGGCATTTACAATCAGTAGTTACAATGCTGCACAAGCGCAACATATACAAAATGTTGGCGCTCTGACAGATGGCTTTGTGGCTGACTTAGTAGTTATCGACAAACTAACTGATTTTACTGTCCAAAAAACAATGGTTAATGGTGAATGGTATACAGCTCCTGAAACCACAGTAACCCCCTTGGCTAACCAGCAACTTAATTTTTCTCTTAGTGCAGCAGACCTCACTTTACCCATCGATGCAACCAAACCCGCTCACGTCATTAATATTATGCCGCACCATATTACAACAGAGCATTTAGTGGAACACGTCCCTACAGTTGATAATCTTTTTACACCCGATGACATTTATGCTAAAATAATTGTTGCAGAACGCTACCATGATCTGGGACACGGTATTGGCATTATCAAGGGATTTGGTCTCAAGTCAGGCGCAATTGCATCAACGATTGCTCATGATTCTCACAATGTCATTATTGCAGGAACCAATGATGCAGATATTATTTTAGCAGCCGATACATTACGTGAAATTGGCGGTGGCCAGGTTGTCGTGAATAACGGAGAAATCACCAAACTTCCCTTGGCTATTGGCGGTTTGATGTCTGATCAGTCATTCCAACATGTCATTAAGGCTAATAAAACATTACAACAAGCTTTTTCTAATATGAGTGATATTTCCTATGATCCTTTTCTAACGCTGTCATTTATGGCCCTACCTGTTATTCCTAGTCTAAAAATAACGGACCAAGGCTTATTCGATTTCAATCGTTTTTCATTCATACAAATTCAGGATTAA
- a CDS encoding FtsK/SpoIIIE family DNA translocase: protein MATRKAPQKRRTTRSRRKVSTGSIVSKNVTILASALLGVLGIFRLGLLGSYIANIFRFFFGNLYLGFLVPLTAGLIYYFVFKKLPKIATHFWFGLLMMFTSLLIMSSLLFFTYTLKNGQGYTQEVLRIIGQDFVNKSANTPVGGGVIGAALYHLLFTLMSNIGTWIVTIVLLFSGIIIFFRIPARDLTQKGIEKAQEGVAYVQEQRANMPARPPLFKKNNRPKKDITDYGDDPLGVHKTVDADASELSRQNSEQVSPKVADFVEPEIKWQGPTSENKPVVDLPEKQIDNPVTNDETSTTSDEESVELATGTPATDNPDYKLPTFDLLTQVAPTDQTQEFQSLTEKSRLVHDTLLSFGVEAEVTSVSLGPTVTQYELKPGQGVKVNRIANLADDLALALAAKSIRIEAPIPGKPYVGIEVPNDTQATVSFRDMVEQAPKDDKHLLNVPLGRDVTGNIIMANLADMPHLLIAGSTGSGKSVGLNAIIISLILKAKPNEVKLMMVDPKVVELSVYNGIPHLLTPVVSDPRKAARSLQKVVDEMENRYKLLAQFGKRNIGEYNLAVDKQNSEAKTSGASIMQKMPYIVAIVDEFADLMSTVGSEIEVSIARLGAKARAAGIHMILATQRPDVKVINGTIKSNIPGRIAFRTASGIDSRTILDSNGAEKLLGKGDMIFAPPGKPTQRVQGAFISNTDVTNVVEFVKAQQEAQYSEAMTVTDDEIAQDTSENASQGDSEDELFQEAIQFIVEQQKASTSLLQRRFRIGYNRAARLIDDLEAGGYIGPADGSRPRRVNISDGSSGVEHD from the coding sequence TTGGCAACTCGAAAAGCACCACAAAAGCGACGTACAACAAGATCACGAAGAAAAGTAAGCACAGGCAGTATTGTGAGTAAAAATGTTACTATTTTAGCGAGCGCACTCCTTGGTGTGTTAGGTATATTTAGGCTAGGTTTACTAGGTTCATATATTGCGAATATTTTCCGTTTTTTCTTCGGTAACTTGTATCTTGGGTTTTTAGTACCATTAACAGCAGGTCTTATTTATTACTTTGTATTTAAAAAATTGCCTAAAATCGCGACACATTTTTGGTTCGGCTTATTGATGATGTTTACCTCTTTACTCATTATGTCATCACTATTATTTTTTACGTACACATTGAAAAATGGTCAAGGCTACACGCAAGAAGTACTGCGTATTATTGGTCAAGATTTTGTTAATAAATCAGCTAACACACCGGTAGGTGGTGGTGTCATTGGTGCAGCGCTGTATCATTTATTATTTACTTTAATGTCAAATATTGGGACATGGATTGTGACCATTGTTTTGTTATTCAGCGGCATTATTATTTTCTTCCGTATTCCAGCTCGTGATTTGACACAAAAAGGTATTGAAAAAGCACAAGAGGGTGTAGCCTACGTTCAGGAGCAACGTGCTAATATGCCAGCTCGTCCACCACTATTCAAAAAAAATAACCGTCCTAAAAAAGATATTACTGATTATGGGGATGATCCACTTGGTGTTCATAAAACAGTGGATGCGGATGCGTCGGAACTAAGTAGGCAAAATTCTGAACAGGTGTCACCTAAAGTAGCTGATTTTGTTGAACCGGAAATCAAATGGCAAGGACCAACGTCTGAAAATAAACCAGTTGTTGATCTGCCTGAGAAGCAAATAGATAATCCAGTAACAAATGATGAGACATCAACAACATCTGATGAGGAGTCAGTTGAACTGGCAACCGGTACCCCAGCAACAGATAATCCAGATTACAAGTTACCGACATTTGATTTGTTAACGCAAGTGGCACCGACTGATCAAACACAAGAATTTCAAAGTTTAACTGAAAAATCACGATTGGTTCATGATACATTATTAAGTTTTGGTGTTGAAGCTGAGGTGACAAGTGTTTCACTTGGGCCAACGGTTACACAATATGAACTGAAGCCAGGACAAGGTGTAAAAGTTAATCGCATTGCTAATTTAGCAGATGATTTGGCATTGGCTTTAGCAGCGAAGTCAATACGTATTGAAGCGCCAATTCCTGGTAAACCATATGTTGGTATCGAAGTACCCAATGATACGCAAGCAACTGTAAGCTTCCGAGACATGGTAGAACAGGCACCCAAAGATGATAAACACTTGCTTAATGTGCCATTAGGTCGTGATGTCACTGGTAACATCATTATGGCTAACCTAGCAGACATGCCTCATTTGCTGATTGCTGGTTCGACAGGATCAGGTAAATCAGTTGGGTTAAATGCAATCATCATTTCACTGATACTAAAAGCAAAACCAAACGAAGTCAAGTTAATGATGGTTGATCCAAAGGTAGTTGAACTATCTGTTTATAACGGTATACCACATCTCTTGACACCCGTGGTTTCTGATCCACGTAAAGCAGCTCGATCACTACAAAAAGTGGTTGATGAAATGGAAAACCGTTATAAGCTACTCGCACAATTTGGTAAACGTAATATTGGGGAATATAATTTAGCAGTTGATAAACAAAATTCCGAGGCAAAAACATCTGGTGCCTCAATTATGCAAAAAATGCCTTATATTGTGGCTATTGTTGATGAATTCGCCGATCTGATGAGTACGGTGGGTTCTGAGATTGAAGTGTCAATTGCACGTTTGGGGGCAAAAGCACGTGCAGCTGGTATTCATATGATTTTAGCAACACAAAGGCCAGATGTTAAAGTTATTAATGGTACCATTAAAAGCAATATTCCTGGACGTATAGCATTTAGAACAGCCTCTGGTATTGATTCACGCACAATTTTGGATAGTAATGGGGCCGAAAAATTGTTAGGTAAGGGAGATATGATTTTTGCACCGCCAGGCAAACCGACACAACGTGTACAAGGCGCATTTATTAGTAATACAGATGTCACTAATGTGGTGGAATTTGTTAAGGCGCAACAGGAAGCGCAATATTCAGAGGCGATGACTGTGACTGATGACGAAATTGCGCAAGATACTAGCGAAAATGCTAGTCAAGGTGACAGCGAAGATGAATTGTTTCAAGAAGCAATTCAATTTATCGTTGAGCAACAGAAAGCATCCACATCTTTGCTTCAGCGACGGTTTCGTATTGGATACAATCGTGCTGCACGCTTGATTGATGATTTAGAGGCGGGTGGTTATATTGGTCCAGCAGACGGTTCACGTCCACGTCGTGTGAATATTAGTGACGGTAGTTCAGGCGTTGAGCATGATTAG
- a CDS encoding isoprenyl transferase encodes MALFKPKTNVSVANAQLKIPDHIAIIMDGNGRWAKRRLMPRVAGHKTGMNTVKKIATAASNLGVKVLTLYAFSTENWSRPNDEVNFLMQLPVDFFSEFVPDLIKNNIRVQIIGNIDELPKSTRHAVQNAIVQTSQGSGMILNFALNYGGQIEIVEATKKLAQQVADGDISPNDINGDLFSEALQTASLGKLAAPDLMIRTSGELRLSNFMPYQSAYAELYFTDVLWPDFTADDLLQAITAFTSRDRRFGGLDKYESES; translated from the coding sequence TTGGCACTTTTTAAACCGAAAACAAATGTTAGTGTCGCTAATGCGCAACTTAAAATACCAGATCATATTGCAATCATTATGGACGGTAATGGTCGCTGGGCAAAGCGGCGCTTAATGCCACGTGTTGCTGGTCATAAAACAGGTATGAATACGGTTAAAAAAATCGCGACTGCAGCCAGTAATTTGGGTGTGAAAGTATTAACATTATACGCTTTTTCTACTGAAAATTGGTCAAGGCCAAACGATGAGGTCAATTTTTTGATGCAATTACCTGTCGATTTTTTTTCAGAGTTTGTACCAGATTTAATTAAAAACAATATTCGTGTTCAAATCATTGGTAACATTGATGAATTACCAAAAAGTACGCGTCATGCGGTTCAAAATGCCATAGTACAAACATCTCAAGGATCTGGCATGATCCTAAATTTTGCCTTAAATTATGGTGGACAAATAGAAATTGTCGAAGCTACAAAAAAGCTGGCACAACAAGTTGCGGATGGTGATATTTCACCAAATGATATCAACGGGGACTTGTTTTCGGAAGCCTTGCAAACAGCTAGTTTAGGAAAACTGGCCGCGCCTGATTTAATGATTCGTACATCGGGGGAATTACGTTTAAGTAATTTTATGCCCTATCAATCAGCCTATGCAGAGCTTTATTTTACAGATGTGCTATGGCCTGATTTTACGGCAGATGATTTGTTACAGGCTATTACCGCCTTCACGTCACGTGATCGTCGATTTGGTGGTTTAGATAAATACGAAAGCGAGTCCTAA
- the mvaD gene encoding diphosphomevalonate decarboxylase produces the protein MPTTATAHTNIAFIKYWGKKDARLNLPTTSSLSLTLSQFYTTTTVTQNTDKDQLVLNGELADPTRIHHFLNTIRDILGDFPAVTVTSENHVPTSAGLASSASSFAALTGAVTREMGFDLSNQSLSRLARRGSGSASRSFYSHFAIWHAGMDDASSFAESLNAPDMPIALVVAEVSTSAKKVSSSDGMQRAITSPNYDDWLNRSATQFMDMQSAIQQSDIEKIGTLAEENALAMHALNLTARHKPFTYFTQETQQILALVSDLRRQGILAFATMDAGPNVKIITTLNDAPKIVTALHSALPYIHLETATSGSGITYD, from the coding sequence ATGCCTACAACAGCCACAGCACATACTAATATTGCATTTATTAAATATTGGGGTAAAAAAGATGCGCGCTTAAATTTACCGACAACCAGTTCTTTATCCCTAACACTCTCACAATTTTATACAACAACAACAGTCACACAAAACACCGACAAAGATCAACTTGTTTTAAACGGTGAGCTAGCCGACCCTACTAGAATACATCATTTTTTAAATACAATACGTGATATCCTTGGTGATTTTCCTGCTGTGACAGTCACTTCAGAAAACCATGTGCCAACCAGTGCAGGTCTAGCCTCTTCGGCTTCATCTTTCGCTGCGCTAACAGGTGCAGTAACAAGAGAAATGGGATTTGATTTGTCTAATCAATCCTTATCTCGGTTAGCACGCCGTGGATCTGGTTCCGCCTCACGATCGTTTTACAGTCACTTTGCTATCTGGCATGCTGGTATGGATGATGCCTCATCTTTTGCTGAAAGTTTAAATGCCCCTGACATGCCGATTGCCCTTGTCGTTGCCGAAGTGTCCACTTCAGCAAAGAAAGTGAGCTCAAGTGATGGCATGCAACGTGCAATCACTTCACCAAACTACGATGATTGGCTCAACCGCAGCGCGACACAATTTATGGATATGCAGTCTGCCATTCAACAATCAGACATCGAAAAAATTGGTACGCTTGCTGAAGAAAACGCTTTAGCTATGCATGCGCTTAATCTCACTGCACGCCATAAACCATTCACCTATTTCACGCAAGAAACCCAACAAATACTTGCCCTAGTATCAGATTTACGACGACAAGGGATCCTAGCCTTCGCAACAATGGATGCTGGTCCAAACGTCAAAATTATAACGACTTTAAATGATGCACCAAAAATTGTTACAGCACTACATTCTGCTTTACCATATATCCATCTCGAAACTGCTACAAGCGGATCAGGTATTACCTATGACTAA